A stretch of Lathyrus oleraceus cultivar Zhongwan6 chromosome 6, CAAS_Psat_ZW6_1.0, whole genome shotgun sequence DNA encodes these proteins:
- the LOC127097001 gene encoding 1-aminocyclopropane-1-carboxylate oxidase homolog 1, which produces MADSKRVKEQKAFDETKLGVKGLVDAGITKVPRIFHHPHDNTKITKKYTTPPVIDLTNIHEDPRARKRVVESVRDASETYGFFQIVNHGIPVSILNQMKDGVLSFFEQDNEVKKKFYTREPKPFMYYSNIKLYTAIAATWKDSFLCNMAPIPPKPEDLPIVCREILLKYLNQVKKLGNILFELLSEALGLNPNYLRDYGCADGLYAFGHYYPVCPEPELTLGTIKHSDVVFLTVLLQDHVGGLQILHKDMWIDVPPVDGALVVNIGDFIQLITNDKFKSVQHRVQAKNAEPRVSIASFFGTLNHQSTKTFGPIKKLLSNDNPPKYRETTISEFVHHYATKCADGTSPLKHYRI; this is translated from the exons ATGGCAGATTCAAAAAGAGTAAAAGAACAAAAAGCTTTTGATGAAACAAAACTTGGTGTCAAAGGACTTGTTGATGCAGGTATTACCAAGGTCCCTCGTATCTTCCATCATCCACATGATAACACCAAAATTACAAAAAAGTATACTACTCCTCCTGTAATAGATCTTACCAACATTCACGAAGATCCACGTGCTCGCAAAAGAGTGGTTGAAAGTGTTAGAGATGCATCAGAGACATATGGATTTTTTCAGATCGTAAATCATGGCATCCCTGTGAGTATTTTGAATCAAATGAAGGATGGAGTGTTAAGTTTTTTTGAACAAGATAATGAGGTGAAGAAGAAGTTTTATACTCGTGAACCAAAACCTTTCATGTATTATAGTAATATTAAACTATATACAGCAATTGCAGCTACTTGGAAAGATTCTTTCCTCTGCAACATGGCTCCGATTCCACCTAAACCAGAAGATCTGCCAATTGTATGCAG GGAGATATTGTTGAAATACTTGAACCAAGTGAAGAAACTGGGGAATATATTGTTTGAGTTACTATCAGAAGCTCTTGGTTTGAATCCCAACTATTTAAGAGATTACGGTTGTGCTGACGGCTTATATGCTTTTGGCCATTACTATCCGGTATGTCCTGAACCGGAATTAACTTTGGGAACTATAAAACATTCTGATGTTGTTTTCCTGACGGTGCTTCTACAAGATCATGTTGGTGGCCTCCAAATTCTTCATAAAGACATGTGGATTGATGTGCCTCCGGTCGACGGTGCTCTTGTCGTTAACATTGGAGATTTTATACAG CTTATAACTAATGATAAATTCAAGAGTGTTCAACACAGAGTACAGGCTAAAAATGCTGAACCAAGAGTCTCTATTGCAAGCTTTTTTGGCACTCTTAATCATCAATCTACAAAAACGTTTGGTCCTATAAAAAAACTCTTATCTAATGACAATCCTCCGAAATATAGAGAAACTACAATTTCAGAGTTTGTACACCACTATGCAACAAAATGTGCTGATGGTACTTCTCCTCTGAAGCATTACAGGATTTGA